The Sorex araneus isolate mSorAra2 chromosome X, mSorAra2.pri, whole genome shotgun sequence DNA segment CCTGGACACCAGTGTCATCCCTGGACCTTCCTCCACTGGACTGGTCCTCCGATCCAAGCCTGGACTCTCCACTGGTCTGGTCTTCAGCAGCAGGCCACAAACCTCTGCTAGCCTGATCCACAAATTCAGGTTTGGGACAGCTACTAGTGAGATCGCCAGTTCCAACCCAGGACCCTCCACTGACCTGATTTCCAGTGTCAGCCCAAGGTCCACCATTGGGTTGATTCATAGGCTCTACCTTAGACCCTCCAATAGTTTGAATAACCTGGCCACTGACACTACTCCAGGACTCTCCTGCAACAGCCTGATGACCAGTACAAACACTCAACCATCCACTGGACTGATCCTCAGACCCTAGCCTGGGTCCTCCACTGGCAtgacccccagggccagcccaggaAGCTCCAATAGACTGGTCTCTCGGTCCCAGACCAGTGTCTCCACCAgcttttctctcattgtcactcCATGACCCTCTTCCACTGGCCTGATCCTCAAATCCAAGCTTTTCATCACCACCGGCTTGATCTCCAGGTACAATCCAAGACTCTTTATTAGCCTCATCCACAGTTCCAACCAAGTATCCTCCACTGACTTGGTCTGCAGAGCCAGCCCAGGACTTGGCACTGGATTGGTCCTCAGACCTTAACCTGGACCCTTCATCAGCCTGGCCATCAGCTCCAACCAAAGACTTTTCTTCAGTGATCTGATCCTTAGGTCCAGGCTTAGACTCAGTACCAGACTGATCACCAGTCCCAGCCTGGGACTTTCCATTGGCCTGGTTAATAACCCCAACCAAGTATACGCCACTGGTCTGGTTCACAGTACCAGCCCAGGAATCAGTACTGGACTGGTCCACAAACTCTGGCTGAGACCCTCCATCAGTCTGTTCTCCAGTCCTAGCCCAGGACCCACTACTTGACTGGCCTGCTGGCCCCAAGCTCGACTCTCCACTGGCTTGGCCCGCAGTGCCAGTCCAGGAGCTCCCACTGGTCTGGCTCTCAAGCCCCAACCTAGATCCTCCACTGGCCTGATCAGCAGCTCCACACCAAGACATATTGTCACCGGCATAACCCTCAAATCTAGGCTTGGCACCATCCATCCTGACCCAGGATGCTCCACTGGTCTGGTTCACAGCTGCAGTCCAGTAGCCAATACTACTCACATTCCTAGTCTTGGTCTCATTCCAAAACTCTCTGTTAGACTCAATCCCAGACTCATCCTGAGATCTTCCGCTGGCCTGTTCCTCAGGACCAGCCCAGGAACCTCCACTGGCCTGGTTTGCAGCCACAGTCCAGGACCCTCCACTGGCCTGGTCACCAGCCACCGTCCAGGACCCTCCACTGGCCTGGTTCGCAGCCACCGTCCAGGACCCTCCACTGGCCTGGTTCGCAGCCACAGTCCAGGACCCTCCACTGGTCTGGTTTCCAGCCATCGTCCAGGACCCTCCACTGGCCTGGTTCCCAGCCACCGTCCAGGACCCTCCACTGGTCTGGTCTGCAGCTACCGTCCAGGACCCTCCACTGGCCTGGTCCGCAGCCACCGTCCAGGACCCTCCACTGGCCTGGTCCGTAGCCACTACCCAGGACCCTCCACTGGCTTGGTCACTAGCCACAGTCCACGACCCTCCACTGGCCTGGTCTGCAGCTACGGCCCACGACCCTCCACTGGCCTGGTCACCAGCCACCGTCCAGGGTGCTCCACTGACCTGGACTCCAACCCAGGACACTCCACTAGCCTGGGCTCCAGTCCAGGATGCCTCGCTGGCCTGACTCCTAGCCCAGAGCCCTCCACTTGCCTGGCTTCCAGCCCAGGACTCTCCAAGAGACTGGTTTCCAGTGCTAACCCAGGATCCCCCACTGGCCTGGTTCTCAGTCCCAGTCCAGAACCCTCCAATGGCCTTGTTCCCAGCCTCTGCCCAAGAACTCCCACTGGCCTTTTCTCCAGAGCACAAATCACTGGCTTGACTCCCAGTCCAAAGACCTCCACTGGCCTGGTCCCCAGCTCCAGTCCAGGAACCAACACTGACCTCATTCTCTGTCTGTGATCCAGGCCAGGACCTAATGTTAGCCTCACCACAAACCCCATTCCAGGATGCAATACTGACTTCATTCTCATCATCAGCCCAAGACATGCTATTCTCCCAGTATCCATCCCTGGCCTGAAATCGGAATTTAATCCATCTCTCAGAAGCTATCCAAtcttcaacaccaatctcactccAGTAATAGTCATGGGCCTTAGACTGAGTCTTTCTGGAGGCCTGTGTGCCTGTCCCATCCTCACTttcaggagcagcagcagcattaTCCTCAAGCTTTGCATGGCTCTCACCTTCTGCAACTTCTGCCCCAGACTTGGTCACTGTCTTGTCCTTTGTCCCAGGCAAGGTCATATTCTGGGAATAGGTCCCGGATTGAACGTGGCCAGAGACCATGGTACCTGCCTTTTTTGACTCAACCTTATGATTGTTTCTAATCTTACTCCTGGCACCAAGCAAAGTTTCATCTCGAGAGCAGACCGTAGTCTGGGCTGAGGCAAAGCCTGTCGTATCTGGTTCAGCCCCTGTTTTAAGCATAGCATTGGGATTGCCTCTGACTTTACTCCTGGCACCAGAAAAGGCTTCACCTTGGGAATTAGACGCAGTTTGGGACTGGATAGAGCCCCCTGCATCTGCTCCAGCCTCTACTTTAGACACAACATTAGGAATGTCCTTGACTTTATTCTTGACACCAGGTGAGATCTTACCTTGGGAATTAGTGAGAGCCTGGGGCTGTACAGACTCCATCGCATCAGCTTTGGCATCTGCTTTAGGCACAGTATTCTGGTTGCCCCTGGCCTTATTCCTAGCACCAGGCAAGATGTCACCCTGAGAGCTCATCACAGCCTGGGGCTGAACAGAACCTGTTGCATCTGTTTTGGACTGAGCAGAACACAGCGCATCCGTTCCAGTCCCTGCTTTAGATGCAACATTAGAATTGCCCTTGCTCTTATTCTTGGTACCAGGCAAGGATCCACCCTGTGAACTGGCCACAGCCTGGGCCTGGGCAGAACCTGTTGTATCTGCTTTAGCCCCAGCTTTAGACACAGCATTGGGATTTCCACCGGCCTTATTCCTGGAACCGGGTAAGGCCTCATCTTCATTTTGAGATATAGACACAGCTTGGGTCTGGTCAGAGCACATTGTACCTGCCCTGGCCTCTACCTTAGATACATTAGAATTGGCCTTGACTTTATTCCTAGTCCTAGGCAAGGTCTCTTCCTGGGAACTATTGGCTACAGCCTGGGGCTGAGCAGAGCCTGTTGTATCTGTTTGAGGCTGAGCAGATGCAGCATTAGGATTGCCCCTGCCCTTATTCTTGGTACCAGGCAAGGATCCACCCTGTGAATTGGCCAcagcctggggctgggcagaACCTGTTGTATCTGCTTTAGCCCCAGCTTTAGACACAGCATTGGGATTTACACCGGCCTTATTTCTGGAACCAGGTAAGGTTTCACCTTCATTTTGAGATTTAGACACAGCTTGGGGCTTGTCAGAGCTCACTGTACCTTCCCTGAACTCTACTTTAGATATATTGGAATTGCCCTTCGCTTTACTCTTAGCACCAAGCAAGGCCTCATCCTTGGGCTTGTCTACAGCCTGGAGCTGAGCAGAGGCTGTAGTATTTGTTTGGGGTTGAGAAGAACACAGTGTATCTGGCCCTATTCCTGCTTTAGATGCAGCATTGGACTTGCCTCTGGCTTTATTCTTTGCACTAGGCAAGGATCCACCCTGTGAACTGGCCATAGTCTGAGGCTGACCAGAACATGCTGTATCTGACCCTGCTTTAGACACAGCATTGGGATTTCCCTTAACCTTTTTCTTAGTACCAGACAAAGCTTCACTTTGAGAACTGGCCGAAGTCTGGGATTGACCAGAACATGTTACATCTGACCCAGTCTCTGCTTTAGAAACCGCATTGGGCTTTCCTCTGGCTTTATTCTTGGTACCAGGCGAGACCTCAGTCTGGGAAACGGCCACAGCCGGGGCCTGGATCGGGTCCACTGTATCAGCAGTTTCCCCGACCTTACACATATCACTGGGATTTCCCCTGGCCTTAGTCCTGATACCAAGCAAGGTTTCACTCTGGGAGTTGGCCACAGTCTGGGGCTGAGAAGAACATGTTGTATCTGCCGTAGCTTCTGTCTTACTCACGGAATTAGGATCGCCCCTGACTGTATTCTTGGCACCAGGAAAGTTCTCTCCTTGGGAACTGGCCACAGTCTGAGGCTTCTGTTCTGCCTTAGTCTCTTGCCTAGAAATGGCATTAGTATCACCTTTGCCATCCACTTTGGAATCAGGCACATTATCAGATTGTGCCTTAGCCGTAACCTGAGGCTCTGCACAAGATTTCATGTCTGCCCCCATCCCCGCTTTACACTTGGCTTTTGCTTTCCCTCTAGACTTGCCCTTTTTACTAGGTAAGGCCTCAACCTGATTATTGGCAGAAGCCTGAGACTGTGGCTTAGGCACAACATTGGTATTACTCTTATCCATAAGCTTATCATCAAGCAAGGCATCGGCCTGGGCATTGACCATAGGCTGAGACTGTGTATAGGACATGTCTGTCTCAGCCCCCTCATTAGACATAACTCTGGCATCAGGCAAATCACCAGTCTGGGCATTGGCCTTCAAGTTTGCCTTGCCCCCTGTTTTAGACGCAGCACCAGGGTTGCCTCTACCCTTAACCTTAGTATCAGTCATAGCCTCGGACTGAACAAtggggaggggctgaggctgAGCAGTAGCTCTCATGTCAGTTCCAGTCATTGCTCTAGATGTGACATTGGCATTTCCCATGTCATCAGCTTTGGCAGCAGATGTTGTCTCAGTCTGTTGCTTGGCCACAGTCTGAGATTCTATAGAAGCCATCATATCTGCCATTGCCCCTGTCTCACATTTGGCATTGGCATTTCCATGAGGATCACCCCTTGCCCCAGAAATGGCCTCTGTCTGGGCCTTGGCTATAATCTGAGGCTGGGCAGAAGCCCTCGTGTCTGCCCCAGATCCTGTTCTAGACACAGTTTTGCAATTCCGCTTGACCTCAGCTCCAGGACCAGGCATATTGGCAACCTGTGTCATGGCCACAGCCTGAGACTGTGCAAAGGACCTCTTCTCTACTCCGGTTTCTGCCCTGGGCATGGTATCAGCATTGCCTTTAACATCAACTTTGGTAACAGGCCTGGCCTCAGATGGAATCTTGGCCACACTCACAGTCTCTTCCAGAGCTCTTGCCTTGGTCTCAGCAATAATTCCAGTCTTGGTTACAGCACCCATTTTGACCTCTTCCTTGGTCACTGCCAAGGCCTCACTCTGTGTCATCGTTACTCTGttaatttctgtctctttttcagCCAACATACGAACTTCTGCTTTGGTCTGGGTCATTGCTTCTTTCTTGGTCTCTTCCCTGGCCACCGGTGCCCAAGCTTTAGCTGCTTTCGTCTGGGTCACTGCTTCTTTCTTGACTAatctcccagcaccagagtcAGTTTGGGTCACTGCCTCTTTCAGGCCCACTTCCCTAGCTTTGGCCTTGGCCTCGGTCATAGTTAATGCCTCTGTAATGGCCACTGTTCCAGCCACTATTTTACCTTCTGACAGGGTTTCTGCCTCTGCTCCAGACATTGCCTTGGCCTGAGAGTTTGCTTTATGTCTGGCTCTGGCAGTTACTTTAGTTTCTAtttcagccccagccccacctcccactcTAATTACTGATCCAGTCTCTGCCTTAGCTCTAGTCTCAATCTCTATCCCAGCCATGGCTTCACTCTTGACCAAGGTCTGGTTCTGCACCCCAACCACAGTCTCCGTCTTGACTTCGGACCCATTTCTGGCCAGTCTCCTCACACTCTGGACTCTTCCTTTTGTTAATCTGTAAATGTAGTAGCAAGTACCAGCAGAGATCACCAGTCCTGCAGTCACCCAGCCCACTTCCTGAACGCGACCCATGTAATCACCCCTTGATGAAGGCACGAACAAGATACGGGGGTTCAGTCAGGCTGGGAAAAGAAGGTAGTAGGTCTGGGTGACGTCCTG contains these protein-coding regions:
- the ARMCX4 gene encoding armadillo repeat-containing X-linked protein 4, producing the protein MGRVQEVGWVTAGLVISAGTCYYIYRLTKGRVQSVRRLARNGSEVKTETVVGVQNQTLVKSEAMAGIEIETRAKAETGSVIRVGGGAGAEIETKVTARARHKANSQAKAMSGAEAETLSEGKIVAGTVAITEALTMTEAKAKAREVGLKEAVTQTDSGAGRLVKKEAVTQTKAAKAWAPVAREETKKEAMTQTKAEVRMLAEKETEINRVTMTQSEALAVTKEEVKMGAVTKTGIIAETKARALEETVSVAKIPSEARPVTKVDVKGNADTMPRAETGVEKRSFAQSQAVAMTQVANMPGPGAEVKRNCKTVSRTGSGADTRASAQPQIIAKAQTEAISGARGDPHGNANAKCETGAMADMMASIESQTVAKQQTETTSAAKADDMGNANVTSRAMTGTDMRATAQPQPLPIVQSEAMTDTKVKGRGNPGAASKTGGKANLKANAQTGDLPDARVMSNEGAETDMSYTQSQPMVNAQADALLDDKLMDKSNTNVVPKPQSQASANNQVEALPSKKGKSRGKAKAKCKAGMGADMKSCAEPQVTAKAQSDNVPDSKVDGKGDTNAISRQETKAEQKPQTVASSQGENFPGAKNTVRGDPNSVSKTEATADTTCSSQPQTVANSQSETLLGIRTKARGNPSDMCKVGETADTVDPIQAPAVAVSQTEVSPGTKNKARGKPNAVSKAETGSDVTCSGQSQTSASSQSEALSGTKKKVKGNPNAVSKAGSDTACSGQPQTMASSQGGSLPSAKNKARGKSNAASKAGIGPDTLCSSQPQTNTTASAQLQAVDKPKDEALLGAKSKAKGNSNISKVEFREGTVSSDKPQAVSKSQNEGETLPGSRNKAGVNPNAVSKAGAKADTTGSAQPQAVANSQGGSLPGTKNKGRGNPNAASAQPQTDTTGSAQPQAVANSSQEETLPRTRNKVKANSNVSKVEARAGTMCSDQTQAVSISQNEDEALPGSRNKAGGNPNAVSKAGAKADTTGSAQAQAVASSQGGSLPGTKNKSKGNSNVASKAGTGTDALCSAQSKTDATGSVQPQAVMSSQGDILPGARNKARGNQNTVPKADAKADAMESVQPQALTNSQGKISPGVKNKVKDIPNVVSKVEAGADAGGSIQSQTASNSQGEAFSGARSKVRGNPNAMLKTGAEPDTTGFASAQTTVCSRDETLLGARSKIRNNHKVESKKAGTMVSGHVQSGTYSQNMTLPGTKDKTVTKSGAEVAEGESHAKLEDNAAAAPESEDGTGTQASRKTQSKAHDYYWSEIGVEDWIASERWIKFRFQARDGYWENSMSWADDENEVSIASWNGVCGEANIRSWPGSQTENEVSVGSWTGAGDQASGGLWTGSQASDLCSGEKASGSSWAEAGNKAIGGFWTGTENQASGGSWVSTGNQSLGESWAGSQASGGLWARSQASEASWTGAQASGVSWVGVQVSGAPWTVAGDQASGGSWAVAADQASGGSWTVASDQASGGSWVVATDQASGGSWTVAADQASGGSWTVAADQTSGGSWTVAGNQASGGSWTMAGNQTSGGSWTVAANQASGGSWTVAANQASGGSWTVAGDQASGGSWTVAANQASGGSWAGPEEQASGRSQDESGIESNREFWNETKTRNVSSIGYWTAAVNQTSGASWVRMDGAKPRFEGYAGDNMSWCGAADQASGGSRLGLESQTSGSSWTGTAGQASGESSLGPAGQSSSGSWARTGEQTDGGSQPEFVDQSSTDSWAGTVNQTSGVYLVGVINQANGKSQAGTGDQSGTESKPGPKDQITEEKSLVGADGQADEGSRLRSEDQSSAKSWAGSADQVSGGYLVGTVDEANKESWIVPGDQAGGDEKLGFEDQASGRGSWSDNERKAGGDTGLGPRDQSIGASWAGPGGHASGGPRLGSEDQSSGWLSVCTGHQAVAGESWSSVSGQVIQTIGGSKVEPMNQPNGGPWADTGNQVSGGSWVGTGDLTSSCPKPEFVDQASRGLWPAAEDQTSGESRLGSEDQSSGGRSRDDTGVQDVGGSGSEPVDQSNGGSGSGTGSQTSGESWIGAGNLTGSCSKAEYEEQACGGASWNGTGDSAGGKSESKEPANGGSWSLARDQASGRTETEAQRATSWFGAGGKVSTDSWFWKGEEAGIMPRLVGKKEVSIEPISGAGKETIISSRLGAEDKASIGSWKTSEEVVCMDSCVGAEARAGDEVRKESWLWDRDAATSGSRLGPEEEGNMESWALSEDVDDDDELSRVSSPDIEDTNLRSLFWANAKHSDELRSNSDNDVDPGCEARDKTNTSDKLEAAGGVDLRSWFRDGEDKSNDKSAPKPKSKGTYPFMVPGAGMDSWSGAVFWSEMKASNQNQSCFPPEDGPRKQGRSDEKAQSVPCRCKREANMDPKDFEKLICMIEMTEDPSIHEIANNALYNSPDCPLSHEMINNAGRISIIESLLSNPYPSVRQKALNALNNISVAEENHRQVKTYLNQVCEDTVTYPLNSTVQLAGLRLIKHLTIVGEYQHMVTNYISEFLRLLTVGSGEIKDHVLGMLVNFSKNPSMTKDLLIANAPTTLINIFSKKETKENIINALILFENINFHFKKRAKVFTQDKFSKNSLYFIFHRPKACAKKLRVLAAEYNDPEVKERVELLLSKL